A stretch of Microbulbifer bruguierae DNA encodes these proteins:
- the bamA gene encoding outer membrane protein assembly factor BamA, with protein MKNFLKAASLGLALPIAAYAQSFVVNDIRVEGLQRVSAGTVFAALPVRVGDQIESLEIQSATRALFRTGYFQDIQIGRESGVLVITVRERPAISKIEITGNKAIKSEDLLKGMSDNGLAEGQIFKRATLEGLAQELQRQYVAQGRYGASVKTEVKELPRNQVELKVVVDEGSVAAIKHINVVGNRAFSDSELAEIFELQTTGWLSWLNSDDKYSREKLTGDLERLESYYLDRGYLEFKIDSTQVSLSPDKQSVFITVNITEGDVYTVSDVELAGDPVVSEEEIRRLLLVRKGQTFSQVLMTTTSDYITKRLGNEGYTFAEVNGMPEANEEDKTVKVTFFIDPGKRAYVRRIDFRGNTRTSDDVLRREMRQMESASASSARIEQSKVRLERLGFFKEVQVETTEVPGTSDQIDVEYTVEEQPSGTIGGTVGYAQGSGLVLGANVQENNWLGTGKSVGFAVNTSTYQTVINFSYTDPYFTPDGVSRGFNVFYQERDYSEINLSSYNTTTYGAGLSFGYPISEISRVGLNIGFNHMELSTHSSSVQEIKDSPLPLDYVTGEINRDDLEAIRAELGEAKTDGVALDLSMPIGPDFLNNDPDGFVDLYGDEFDTWSVTSSYARSTLNRGILATRGASQRASIEVALPGGDLEYYKLIYTAQYFRPLTRDLTLRLRTRLGYAEGYGDIDELPFFENFYGGGFGSVRGFERNTLGPRSTPAVSYIPEPCAVNAEGDTSKYCYVLDDSTGEFVTTDPSRRPQPFGGNILVEGSAEVIFPIPFVKDQRSMQSAFFIDAGNVFSSNCGESQLNCYDIDVDYINVSAGIGLTWITGFGPLTFSLSKALRENEDDDVEVFQFSLGNSF; from the coding sequence ATGAAAAATTTCCTGAAAGCGGCCTCGCTTGGTCTGGCTTTGCCAATCGCCGCTTACGCCCAGTCGTTTGTGGTCAATGATATCCGCGTTGAAGGTCTTCAGCGGGTTTCAGCGGGCACCGTGTTTGCCGCTTTGCCGGTGCGGGTGGGGGATCAGATCGAGAGTCTGGAAATCCAGAGTGCCACCCGCGCACTGTTCCGAACCGGTTACTTCCAGGACATCCAGATTGGTCGTGAAAGCGGCGTGCTGGTCATTACGGTGCGCGAACGCCCGGCGATCTCGAAGATCGAGATTACCGGTAACAAAGCGATCAAAAGCGAAGATCTGCTGAAGGGCATGAGTGACAATGGTCTCGCTGAAGGTCAGATTTTCAAGCGCGCGACCCTGGAAGGACTGGCGCAGGAACTACAGCGTCAATATGTTGCGCAGGGGCGCTACGGCGCCAGCGTAAAGACCGAAGTGAAGGAGTTGCCGCGCAACCAGGTGGAACTGAAGGTTGTGGTGGATGAAGGCTCCGTCGCTGCCATCAAGCACATCAATGTTGTCGGTAACCGCGCCTTCTCTGACAGCGAGCTCGCAGAAATCTTCGAACTGCAGACCACCGGCTGGTTGTCGTGGTTGAACAGTGACGATAAATACTCCCGGGAAAAACTGACCGGGGATCTGGAGCGCCTGGAATCCTACTATCTTGATCGAGGTTATCTCGAGTTCAAGATTGACTCTACCCAAGTATCTCTGAGCCCTGATAAGCAAAGTGTTTTTATCACCGTGAATATCACCGAAGGTGATGTCTACACGGTTTCCGACGTGGAACTCGCCGGCGATCCAGTGGTGTCGGAAGAAGAAATCCGTCGCCTGTTGCTGGTGCGTAAAGGGCAGACATTCTCTCAGGTGCTGATGACCACCACCTCGGATTACATTACCAAGCGTCTGGGGAACGAGGGTTATACCTTTGCTGAAGTCAATGGTATGCCGGAGGCCAATGAAGAGGATAAAACCGTAAAGGTTACTTTCTTTATCGATCCGGGTAAGCGCGCCTATGTGCGCCGCATTGATTTCCGGGGCAACACGCGTACTTCTGATGACGTGTTGCGCCGCGAGATGCGTCAGATGGAGTCCGCATCGGCATCTTCAGCACGTATTGAGCAGTCCAAGGTACGTCTGGAGCGCCTTGGCTTTTTCAAAGAAGTGCAGGTCGAAACCACCGAAGTACCAGGTACTTCGGATCAGATTGATGTGGAATACACTGTAGAGGAGCAGCCCTCCGGTACCATTGGCGGCACTGTTGGATATGCTCAGGGCAGCGGTCTGGTACTGGGCGCTAATGTTCAGGAAAACAACTGGCTAGGTACCGGTAAGTCCGTCGGTTTTGCGGTGAATACCTCTACCTACCAGACGGTGATCAATTTTTCCTATACCGATCCGTACTTTACTCCGGATGGTGTCAGTCGTGGTTTCAACGTGTTTTACCAGGAACGCGATTATTCCGAGATCAACCTGTCTAGCTATAACACCACTACCTATGGTGCAGGCCTGAGCTTCGGTTATCCGATTTCAGAAATCTCCCGGGTTGGGCTGAATATCGGTTTTAACCATATGGAACTGAGTACCCACAGCAGCTCAGTGCAGGAAATCAAGGATAGTCCGCTGCCCCTTGATTATGTCACCGGTGAAATTAACCGGGATGATTTGGAGGCTATCCGGGCTGAACTGGGAGAAGCCAAAACCGACGGCGTAGCCCTTGATCTGAGCATGCCTATCGGGCCGGATTTTTTGAATAATGATCCCGATGGTTTTGTCGATTTGTACGGGGATGAATTTGACACCTGGTCCGTGACTTCTTCCTATGCCCGGTCGACATTGAACCGCGGTATTCTTGCGACCCGTGGTGCCTCGCAGCGCGCATCTATTGAGGTGGCTCTGCCCGGTGGTGACCTCGAGTACTACAAACTCATATATACCGCCCAGTATTTTCGTCCGCTGACCAGGGATCTCACTTTGCGTCTTCGCACCCGCCTCGGGTATGCGGAGGGGTATGGCGATATCGATGAGCTGCCATTTTTTGAAAATTTTTACGGTGGTGGTTTTGGCTCTGTGCGAGGGTTTGAGCGAAACACCCTTGGGCCGCGTTCGACTCCAGCAGTAAGTTATATCCCTGAACCATGTGCGGTGAATGCGGAGGGTGACACGTCTAAGTATTGCTACGTCCTGGATGACAGCACCGGTGAGTTTGTAACAACGGATCCCTCGCGTAGGCCGCAACCTTTTGGTGGCAATATTCTCGTTGAGGGTAGTGCGGAAGTGATTTTCCCGATTCCATTTGTAAAAGATCAGCGCTCCATGCAGTCCGCATTTTTTATTGATGCCGGTAATGTTTTCAGCAGCAACTGTGGCGAATCTCAGCTCAACTGTTACGATATCGACGTCGATTACATCAACGTGTCCGCGGGTATCGGCCTGACCTGGATTACCGGGTTTGGCCCGCTAACGTTCAGTCTTTCCAAGGCCCTGCGTGAAAATGAGGATGACGATGTGGAAGTGTTCCAGTTCTCTCTGGGTAACAGCTTCTGA
- a CDS encoding OmpH family outer membrane protein, with the protein MFKFVKVSAILLAGLLFSGAAAAQTKVAVVNIQAAIMSTEKASSKINALKTSSEYSQLQNSAEGIRSEVQKMAEDAQKNGVTWSDEQKAEHQRKMNFKRSDFETAVKKLRAIEGQAVQDIQKDLLPKAKTVLEEIIKERKLDLVLDANAAVYAGAEASLTEDLVKRLNAAK; encoded by the coding sequence GTGTTCAAATTTGTAAAAGTAAGTGCGATTTTGCTGGCAGGTCTGCTGTTTTCTGGTGCTGCCGCGGCGCAAACCAAAGTGGCTGTCGTCAATATTCAGGCAGCCATCATGAGCACAGAAAAAGCGTCCTCCAAAATCAACGCCCTGAAAACCAGTTCCGAATACTCCCAGTTGCAGAACAGCGCTGAAGGCATTCGTTCGGAAGTGCAGAAAATGGCGGAAGACGCACAGAAAAATGGTGTGACCTGGTCTGATGAACAAAAAGCCGAGCATCAGCGCAAAATGAACTTCAAGCGCTCGGACTTTGAAACGGCAGTAAAAAAACTGCGCGCTATAGAAGGACAGGCCGTTCAGGATATCCAGAAAGATCTGTTGCCCAAGGCCAAGACCGTGCTGGAAGAAATCATTAAAGAGCGCAAACTGGACCTGGTGCTGGATGCCAATGCCGCGGTTTATGCCGGCGCTGAAGCAAGTCTTACCGAAGATCTGGTCAAGCGTCTTAACGCCGCAAAATAA
- the lpxD gene encoding UDP-3-O-(3-hydroxymyristoyl)glucosamine N-acyltransferase has product MSEQLTLAQLAEKLGAELRLVNGASGNQIPTGLNTLQDAGENQVSFLASANYRRFLAETRACAVLVTADQAEACPVSALVVANPYLAFAQATAIYDDAPRYAPGIDATASVHPTAEVHESAAIGPGTVIEKDVKVAAGVVIGPGCVVGAGSEIGARSRLFPGVVVYHGCYIGTDCIVHANTVIGADGFGFAPSEGRWNKIHQLGGVEISDQVEIGACSCIDRGALGNTVIGRGVKIDNMVQIAHNVQIGDYTAMAACSAVAGSTVIGKQCTIAGGVGIVGHLTIADRTHVTARTLVTKSIENAGSYSSGTPFSESRAWRRNAVRYGQLDQMARRLRELETTLAMLSTETSTESQASGSE; this is encoded by the coding sequence ATGAGCGAACAGCTGACACTGGCTCAGTTGGCTGAGAAACTGGGCGCTGAGTTGCGCCTGGTGAATGGGGCCAGTGGCAATCAAATCCCCACTGGCCTCAATACTTTACAGGATGCCGGTGAAAATCAGGTCAGTTTTCTCGCCAGTGCAAATTACCGCCGCTTTTTGGCGGAGACCCGGGCGTGTGCAGTATTAGTGACAGCCGACCAGGCTGAAGCCTGTCCTGTGTCGGCACTGGTGGTCGCCAATCCTTACCTGGCCTTTGCCCAGGCGACGGCCATTTACGATGACGCTCCGCGATATGCGCCGGGTATCGACGCCACCGCGTCGGTTCATCCAACGGCGGAGGTTCACGAGAGTGCCGCTATTGGTCCCGGAACCGTCATCGAGAAGGATGTGAAGGTTGCGGCGGGCGTTGTTATTGGTCCCGGCTGTGTTGTAGGTGCCGGAAGTGAAATTGGTGCGCGCTCCAGGTTGTTTCCTGGTGTGGTTGTCTATCACGGCTGCTACATCGGCACCGACTGTATAGTGCACGCCAACACCGTTATTGGTGCGGATGGTTTCGGTTTTGCTCCCAGTGAAGGGCGGTGGAATAAAATTCATCAGCTCGGTGGTGTGGAAATCTCTGATCAAGTGGAGATAGGGGCCTGCAGCTGCATTGATCGCGGGGCTCTCGGTAACACGGTGATCGGCCGGGGTGTCAAGATCGACAATATGGTGCAGATCGCGCACAATGTGCAGATCGGTGACTATACAGCCATGGCTGCGTGCTCCGCGGTTGCGGGTAGTACGGTAATTGGCAAACAGTGCACCATTGCCGGTGGCGTAGGTATCGTAGGCCATCTGACCATTGCCGACCGCACCCATGTTACTGCCCGCACGCTGGTTACCAAGTCCATTGAAAACGCCGGCTCCTATTCCAGCGGCACGCCGTTTTCGGAAAGTCGCGCTTGGCGTCGCAATGCGGTGCGCTACGGGCAGCTGGATCAGATGGCCCGTCGCTTGAGAGAGCTGGAGACTACGCTTGCAATGCTGTCGACAGAGACTTCAACGGAGTCACAGGCATCCGGTTCCGAGTAG
- the fabZ gene encoding 3-hydroxyacyl-ACP dehydratase FabZ codes for MMDVQEIRQYLPHRYPFLLVDRVVELEKGKSITGYKNISINEEVFNGHFPEMPIFPGVMIVEALAQVSGILGFKTLDQKPADGYLYLFAGIDNVRFKRQVVPGDRLQLESQVISERRGIWKFAGKASVDGELAASADILCAVKKI; via the coding sequence ATGATGGACGTACAGGAAATTCGTCAATACCTGCCGCACCGCTATCCTTTCCTTCTGGTAGACCGGGTTGTCGAACTGGAGAAGGGTAAGTCGATCACAGGCTACAAAAACATCTCGATCAACGAGGAAGTATTCAACGGTCATTTTCCTGAGATGCCGATTTTTCCCGGTGTCATGATCGTAGAAGCGCTGGCGCAGGTTTCCGGTATCCTGGGCTTCAAGACCCTTGATCAAAAGCCTGCAGACGGATATCTCTACTTGTTTGCCGGTATCGACAACGTGCGTTTCAAGCGTCAGGTGGTCCCGGGTGATCGCCTGCAGCTGGAGTCCCAGGTGATTTCAGAGCGCCGCGGTATCTGGAAATTTGCCGGGAAAGCCAGCGTCGATGGCGAGTTGGCGGCATCCGCAGATATTCTTTGTGCGGTTAAAAAAATCTGA
- the lpxA gene encoding acyl-ACP--UDP-N-acetylglucosamine O-acyltransferase, producing the protein MQTRIHPTAIVDDSAKIGDGVQIGPYSIVGPDVEIGDGCEIASHVVLSGPTKLGKNNRIYQFASVGQDTPDKKYRGEPTTLVIGDNNVIREGVTIHRGTVQDRGETTIGNDNLLMAYAHIGHDSVIGNHTILVNNVALAGHVYVRDWAILSGYTLVHQHCTIGEHAFTGMGAGVGKDVPAYVMVAGNPAEAKTINAEGLRRRGFTREEIALINKAYKTVYRRGLTADEALESLAQLRQESAVIQPWIDSLNDSTRGIVR; encoded by the coding sequence ATGCAAACCAGAATTCACCCGACCGCAATTGTTGATGATTCGGCAAAGATTGGTGATGGGGTGCAAATCGGTCCTTACAGTATTGTGGGGCCTGACGTTGAGATCGGCGATGGCTGCGAAATCGCTTCCCATGTGGTACTGAGTGGCCCGACCAAGCTGGGTAAAAACAATCGGATTTACCAGTTTGCTTCGGTGGGTCAGGATACCCCGGATAAAAAGTACCGGGGCGAGCCCACCACCCTGGTGATCGGTGATAACAATGTTATCCGTGAAGGTGTCACGATTCATCGCGGTACCGTTCAGGATCGCGGCGAAACTACTATCGGAAACGACAACCTGCTGATGGCCTATGCGCATATCGGCCACGATAGCGTAATTGGGAATCACACGATTCTGGTCAACAATGTTGCGCTTGCCGGCCATGTATACGTGCGCGACTGGGCGATCCTCAGTGGCTACACCCTGGTGCATCAGCACTGTACCATCGGCGAACACGCGTTCACCGGTATGGGGGCCGGGGTTGGTAAGGACGTGCCGGCTTATGTGATGGTGGCGGGAAATCCGGCTGAGGCCAAGACGATCAATGCCGAGGGGTTGCGCCGCAGAGGCTTTACCCGGGAAGAAATCGCCCTGATCAACAAAGCCTACAAAACGGTTTATCGCCGCGGTTTGACGGCCGACGAAGCGCTGGAATCCCTGGCGCAGCTGCGTCAGGAGTCTGCGGTTATCCAGCCCTGGATCGATTCCCTGAACGATTCCACGCGCGGTATCGTCCGCTGA
- the lpxB gene encoding lipid-A-disaccharide synthase: MLDQNGNKGNAEARTLRVGMLAGEASGDILGAGLIAALQKRFARVEVTGIAGPRMQALGADSRFPMERLSVMGLVEPLKRLPELLKIRRTLRQHFIANPPDIFIGIDSPDFNLGLEEALRAAGIPTVHYVSPSVWAWRQGRIKKIARAVDHILTLLPFEADFYREHQVPVTFVGHPLADEIPLDVDVDAAKRDLGFAPEDKVVALLPGSRGGEVRLLGPLFLQAALWCHQRRRDLKFVLPAASPERRAQIEQQLAQLTGLEDLPLTVLDGQSQKALAAADAVLIASGTATLETMLMNKPMVVAYKMAGLSYAIFSRMLHTPWVSLPNLLAQRELVPEILQDDATPEALGAAILNYFDDPLLGDRLRREFSELHQQLRRDASEKAAEAVCTLLDK, translated from the coding sequence TTGCTTGATCAGAATGGAAATAAGGGTAACGCTGAAGCTCGAACCCTGCGCGTCGGCATGCTTGCTGGCGAAGCTTCGGGCGATATCCTCGGTGCAGGTCTGATTGCGGCCCTGCAAAAACGCTTCGCCAGAGTAGAAGTAACCGGGATCGCCGGTCCCCGTATGCAGGCACTCGGTGCCGACTCCCGGTTTCCCATGGAGCGGCTATCGGTGATGGGGCTGGTAGAGCCACTGAAGCGTTTGCCGGAGTTACTGAAAATCCGCCGTACCCTGCGGCAGCATTTTATCGCCAATCCGCCGGATATTTTTATCGGCATCGACTCCCCTGATTTCAACCTCGGCCTTGAAGAGGCATTGCGTGCGGCGGGAATTCCGACGGTGCACTACGTGAGTCCGTCGGTATGGGCATGGCGTCAGGGGCGGATCAAGAAAATAGCGCGGGCAGTGGATCACATTCTCACATTGTTGCCATTTGAAGCGGATTTTTACCGCGAACACCAGGTGCCGGTGACGTTTGTTGGTCATCCTCTTGCAGACGAAATACCGCTGGATGTGGATGTGGATGCGGCCAAGCGCGACCTCGGTTTTGCTCCTGAAGATAAGGTAGTTGCATTGCTGCCAGGCAGTCGCGGCGGTGAAGTACGCCTGCTGGGGCCACTGTTTCTGCAGGCTGCGCTCTGGTGCCATCAGCGGCGCCGAGATTTAAAATTCGTGCTTCCTGCCGCGAGTCCTGAGCGCAGGGCGCAAATCGAGCAGCAGTTGGCGCAATTGACGGGGCTGGAAGATCTTCCTTTGACCGTATTGGATGGCCAGTCCCAGAAGGCACTCGCTGCGGCGGATGCCGTATTGATCGCGTCGGGTACCGCGACACTGGAAACCATGTTGATGAATAAGCCCATGGTGGTGGCCTATAAAATGGCCGGTCTTTCCTATGCGATTTTCTCCCGTATGCTGCACACCCCCTGGGTGTCGCTGCCGAATCTGCTGGCGCAGCGCGAGCTGGTGCCGGAAATCCTTCAGGATGATGCAACTCCGGAAGCGCTGGGTGCGGCAATTCTGAATTATTTTGATGATCCGTTGCTGGGAGACCGGCTGCGTCGGGAATTCAGCGAACTGCACCAGCAATTGCGTCGGGATGCGTCGGAAAAAGCGGCTGAAGCCGTTTGCACGTTACTCGACAAATAA
- the rnhB gene encoding ribonuclease HII, whose product MKSKTALPAYVCPYTGTLLAGVDEVGRGPLAGDVVAAAVILDPENPIEGLADSKKLSEKKREALFDEIREKTLAYAIARATVEEIDQLNILHASLLAMKRAVEGLSVQPEFVLVDGNRKPMWHYDCDTVVKGDDRVAAIAAASILAKVTRDREMVDLDRVYPGYGLAGHKGYPTKVHMEALERLGASPVHRKSFAPVRRQLELI is encoded by the coding sequence ATGAAATCCAAAACTGCATTGCCTGCGTACGTCTGCCCCTACACTGGAACCCTGCTGGCTGGGGTTGATGAGGTCGGCCGCGGGCCGCTGGCGGGGGATGTGGTGGCCGCAGCGGTCATCCTTGACCCGGAAAACCCGATCGAAGGCCTGGCAGATTCAAAAAAGCTCAGCGAGAAAAAGCGCGAGGCGCTATTTGACGAGATTCGCGAAAAGACGCTTGCTTATGCCATTGCGCGTGCGACGGTGGAGGAAATCGATCAGCTCAATATTCTCCATGCCAGTTTGCTGGCAATGAAGCGGGCGGTAGAGGGGTTATCGGTGCAGCCGGAATTCGTACTGGTGGATGGAAATCGCAAGCCGATGTGGCATTACGATTGCGATACGGTGGTAAAGGGCGATGACCGTGTCGCGGCAATCGCGGCGGCATCCATTCTCGCCAAGGTTACCAGGGACCGGGAAATGGTGGATCTGGATCGGGTTTACCCGGGTTATGGCCTGGCGGGTCACAAAGGATATCCCACCAAGGTACACATGGAGGCGCTGGAGCGCCTCGGTGCAAGTCCGGTCCATCGCAAGAGCTTTGCGCCGGTGCGTCGCCAGCTGGAACTAATTTGA
- a CDS encoding HlyC/CorC family transporter: MNDIPPGLLFALIGLLIVISAFFSSSETSMMALNRYRLRHQAKSGHRGAKRAMDLLSRPDKLIGAILIGNNLVNILATAIATILFTRLYGEAGLGYATIALTLAILIFAEVTPKTIAALHPEKVAFPASVVLQPLMWLLAPFVWLVGSISNGLARLVGVEAGKESEAEHLAPEELRTVVFESGALLPTKHKGMLLNVLDLDQATVEDIMIPRNEVIGVDLDNSADAILHQLAESSYTRLPVYRGDINNVVGILHLRRAAQILRDGTEKLTSDTLKTHLDEPYFVPEATPLPTLLMNFQQKKRRMGLVVDEYGEVMGIVTLEDLLEEIVGDFTASPIPSDDEEIVAQEDDWYLVDGGTSIRDINRTLHWELPTDGPKTFNGLIMEHLESIPEGNISLYIGEYLIEIVAVSDKMITSARIRKARG, from the coding sequence TTGAACGACATACCGCCCGGCCTTCTGTTTGCACTGATAGGCCTGCTGATAGTTATTTCCGCATTTTTCTCCAGCTCTGAAACCAGCATGATGGCGCTCAACCGCTACCGCCTGCGCCATCAGGCGAAAAGCGGCCACCGCGGGGCCAAACGTGCCATGGACCTACTGTCGCGCCCGGACAAACTGATCGGAGCGATTCTGATTGGCAACAACCTCGTCAATATTCTCGCCACTGCCATTGCTACAATCCTCTTCACCCGGTTATACGGCGAAGCGGGGCTCGGCTATGCGACCATTGCCCTCACCCTGGCAATCCTGATTTTTGCCGAAGTCACGCCAAAAACCATTGCTGCGCTGCACCCGGAAAAAGTCGCCTTCCCCGCCAGCGTGGTATTACAACCACTAATGTGGCTGCTAGCTCCTTTTGTTTGGCTGGTCGGCAGTATTTCCAACGGGCTCGCCCGCCTTGTCGGGGTTGAAGCCGGGAAAGAGTCCGAGGCAGAACACCTCGCCCCGGAAGAACTGCGCACCGTCGTATTCGAATCCGGCGCCCTGCTTCCGACCAAGCACAAGGGCATGCTATTGAACGTGCTCGATCTGGACCAGGCCACCGTGGAAGACATCATGATCCCGCGCAACGAGGTCATCGGGGTCGATTTGGACAACTCCGCAGATGCCATCCTTCACCAGCTGGCAGAGAGTAGCTATACCCGCCTGCCCGTCTACCGCGGCGATATCAACAACGTGGTGGGTATACTGCACCTGCGCCGCGCCGCACAAATCCTGCGCGACGGGACGGAGAAGCTGACCTCAGACACCCTGAAAACACACCTCGACGAACCCTATTTTGTGCCCGAGGCCACACCGCTACCGACCCTGCTGATGAACTTCCAGCAGAAAAAGCGGCGTATGGGCCTGGTGGTGGACGAGTACGGCGAGGTGATGGGTATAGTGACCCTGGAAGACCTGCTGGAAGAGATTGTGGGCGACTTTACCGCGAGCCCGATACCCAGTGATGACGAGGAAATCGTGGCCCAGGAGGATGATTGGTATCTCGTGGATGGAGGCACATCCATCCGCGACATCAACCGCACCCTGCACTGGGAATTACCCACCGATGGCCCCAAGACCTTTAACGGGTTGATCATGGAGCATCTGGAAAGTATCCCGGAAGGCAACATCAGCCTTTATATCGGCGAGTATCTGATCGAAATTGTCGCAGTGTCAGACAAGATGATCACCAGCGCACGCATCCGCAAAGCGCGAGGCTGA
- a CDS encoding cytochrome C assembly family protein has translation MAAVAHWTAIALYLATTAVAALSLSRHQQATRQPLMLALFAGAIVAHALSLKFILFADVGFRFDLLAMLSLVTWSVALLLLILSLRHRLTLLILAIAPLAALAELAAVHAWGGVSPRTQISPSIAAHALLSISAYSLLTLATLQAIYLYWLNQQLHNHRPSGISRLLPPLQTMESLLFGLVAFGQLLLTASLITGALFVENLFAQHLVHKTALSILAWILYSILLWGHWRKGWRGNTAVRWTLCAFAILMLAFFGSKLALEVILPRG, from the coding sequence ATGGCGGCTGTAGCCCACTGGACGGCAATTGCACTTTATCTGGCCACTACTGCGGTCGCAGCCCTGTCGCTGTCGCGTCACCAGCAGGCGACCCGACAGCCACTAATGCTGGCACTGTTCGCCGGCGCCATCGTCGCCCATGCCCTGTCCCTGAAATTCATCTTGTTTGCTGACGTTGGCTTTCGCTTTGACCTGTTGGCCATGCTGTCCCTGGTTACCTGGTCCGTAGCCTTACTGCTTTTGATTCTATCCCTGCGGCACCGGCTTACCCTGCTGATCCTGGCCATAGCGCCACTGGCGGCACTGGCAGAACTCGCCGCCGTACACGCCTGGGGAGGAGTTTCGCCACGCACACAGATATCCCCTAGTATCGCCGCCCACGCCCTGCTATCCATCTCTGCGTACTCGCTGCTGACATTGGCCACGCTACAGGCCATTTACCTCTACTGGTTGAACCAGCAGCTGCACAATCACCGGCCGTCTGGTATCAGTCGCCTGCTACCGCCACTACAGACCATGGAGAGCCTGCTGTTTGGCTTGGTGGCTTTCGGACAACTGCTGCTGACCGCGTCCCTGATCACCGGAGCCCTGTTTGTAGAAAATCTGTTTGCCCAGCATCTGGTACACAAAACCGCGCTATCCATTCTGGCGTGGATTCTGTACAGCATTCTCCTGTGGGGCCACTGGCGAAAAGGCTGGCGCGGCAATACCGCTGTGCGCTGGACCCTGTGCGCCTTTGCCATTCTTATGCTGGCTTTTTTCGGCAGCAAACTGGCATTGGAAGTCATTTTGCCCCGAGGCTGA